CATTTGGATAGAAAGGTTCTCAACGTTTAATGCTCCAAGCGTTCCCTTTGCTTTTAATTGGAGCTTGAGTGAATGATCAAGAAAGTTTACGGAGGGATAGAGAAATTGCTTTAGCTCCCGAGTATCAATATCATCCGCTGATAGCGAGAGATCGACTGGAATTGATTTCAACTCCTCCAAACTGGACAAGTGAGTAATATCAAATCCATTCATTCCGGCATCGAAACGGAGATGTGTCCCTGGTGTTTCAATACTCATATTTCGCACACTGACTTCATTCTTCGTCAGCAGAAAATCGCCGCTCAAGTGTTTAAAGGTAAATACCGGCGCTTGATGCTGCCCTTTTGATAGGTTTTCGGTAGCGGCTGAAATGAACTGTTCATCTCGATAAATTGATGTGGTAAGATCTCTTATCTTCACAGCATATGTATTGTTTTGTATTTGTGCAGAAAACACAAGCGTAAGTGCGTGGCAATTAATGCGTGCATAATCGATGACGCTATCCGGCGGCGCTTCGCGTTCTCCCATCTGCCGTTGATGAAGCAGAAGTGAATCTATGAAAAGTACTTCTGCGTCTGCTAATTCCCATCGCTTGATATTAATGGTCCACACTGAGGAAGTCGTATCAGTCGGGTTTGGTTTTATGAGGCGGGCAATGTTTATTGTACCGTTCAGTGATCGAGAGATATGAATGCGGGGTTTCACAACGATAGCGTTGCTGACTCCCACACGTTTGAAAAGAATTCCAAACGGATCGTATTTCAATTCGATCCGTTGAGCCGAAAGAAGCTCAACACCGCCTTCAGTCACAATGACATCGTTCACCCTGAACCCTGTGATAAGATTTCCATCGATAACGCCAAGTTGAAGCTCACCGTTGATGGCGGTCAAGGATTCATGCAGGAGAAGATCGCGAAGGTATGTCTTAAAGGATCGGGTCTGCGTATACCCGATGATGGCAATAAGGACAAATAAGAGAATACCGCCTATGTAATATGTGATTCGGAAAAGCTTGCGCACGTTGTTCATTCCACCGGCACATGACGAAGAACAAAAAAAGCGGCGCAGACGTAGGGAAACGCAAAAAAAATTCCGGCGTTCATTCAGTGCGTTTTGCCGTCTGCAATTTTTTTAATGATGTCTGTTGTGGAGCGATTTGGAACAAAATCAATCGTTTGCACAGTGCCGCCTGCTGCCTCAACAATATCTTTTCCTACAATGGAGTCAACCGTCCAGTCGGAACCTTTCACAAGCACATCGGGCATAACGGCTTTGATGAGTTCGTGCGGCGTGTCTTCATCAAAGAGGCACACATAGTCAACCACACGAAAAGCGGCAAGCACCAAGGCACGGTCATCCTGACAGACGATGGGCCGTGATGTTCCTTTGAGGCGTTTCACTGATGCGTCGGTATTCATTCCAACCACAAGTACGTCCCCGAGCGCTTTTGCCTTTGTCAAATATTCCACGTGTCCTCGATGCACGATATCGAAACAGCCGTTTGTGAAAACAACTTTCCTTCCTTCACGCTTCAATTTTTCTCTTATCTCTGCCAACGCGGCGCGTGTAACGACAGCACCCATTACCGTCTGCCTTCCTGATTGATGTCTTTGAGGATCGTTTGAATCAATCCTCCCTTGTCTATTGGCACAATACCAACTTCACCGCAAACAATTCCACCGGCGTAATTTGCTATCGCAGCAGCTTCTCCAATAGATGCACCCGCCACCATCGCCATTGTCAGTGTTGCAATAACAGTATCGCCTGCACCAGAGACATCAGCCACATGTCTTGCTTTTGTTTCTACATGTGCAAGAGCTCCGTTTCGCTCAAGGAGCAGCATACCTTTCTCGCCCATTGTGAGCAATACATTGTCTGCGTTGAGACGAGAAATGAGTTCATGTGCCGCCTCTTCTATGTCTTGAAAAACATTCAGACGCCTGCCCAACGCTTCCTCAGTTTCTTTTCTATTTGGTTTGAAAACAGATACGCCTTGATACTCGAAGAAATGATTGAACTTAGGATCGACTGTAATGGTCTTTTTGTGCTCTTTTGCAAGCCGGATGAGCGATGCAATCAATCCTTGCGTCAGCACACCTTTATTGTAATCTTCTAAAATGATTCC
The nucleotide sequence above comes from Ignavibacteriales bacterium. Encoded proteins:
- the rfaE2 gene encoding D-glycero-beta-D-manno-heptose 1-phosphate adenylyltransferase, whose translation is MGAVVTRAALAEIREKLKREGRKVVFTNGCFDIVHRGHVEYLTKAKALGDVLVVGMNTDASVKRLKGTSRPIVCQDDRALVLAAFRVVDYVCLFDEDTPHELIKAVMPDVLVKGSDWTVDSIVGKDIVEAAGGTVQTIDFVPNRSTTDIIKKIADGKTH
- the rfaE1 gene encoding D-glycero-beta-D-manno-heptose-7-phosphate kinase — translated: MVNFTPNRLEEIQKSFTGKRIAVVGDLMLDRYFWGKVSRISPEAPVPVVEVEEESTRLGGAANVANNIASLGGVPIMIGIVGNDAGGDALRKLVAEKEFPTDGIITDESRPTTVKTRVIAHNQHVVRIDHEEKTDLNADVETRVIASFERQIQSLDGIILEDYNKGVLTQGLIASLIRLAKEHKKTITVDPKFNHFFEYQGVSVFKPNRKETEEALGRRLNVFQDIEEAAHELISRLNADNVLLTMGEKGMLLLERNGALAHVETKARHVADVSGAGDTVIATLTMAMVAGASIGEAAAIANYAGGIVCGEVGIVPIDKGGLIQTILKDINQEGRR